The genomic region TACCTTAGCTCAGATAATGGCGAAGACCTTATCTTGGCTAAAGGAATATGAATATGGAGGTAGAGAAGAATGTCAAGAGGATTGGATCCAGAAATTAAAAACAAAGTTATTGAAGAATTTAAGATCAACGAAAAAGACACAGGTTCAGTTGAAGTTCAAATTGCATTATTAACAGCAAGAATTAGACACTTAACTGAACACTTAAAAGTTCATTCAAAAGATTTTCACTCAAGAAGAGGATTAATGAAAATGGTTGGTAAGAGAAGGAAAATGTTAAAATACTTGAAAAAAGAAAGACCAGAAGTTTATAAAGAATTAATTTCAAAATTAGGAATTAGAGGTTAATAAAAAAGCTCCCAAATATTGGGGGCTTTTTTTAATAGGAAATAATAATTTTGTTTCTTCCAAGATTTTTAGCCTGATATAAATTGTTGTCAGCTATTTCTAAAAAATTTTTATAATCATTAGTTTCAGGAATTTTTGAAATAGCTCCAATACTTATTGTAAATTTTATAAATTTATCTTCAAATTTAAATTCGTTTTTTTCAATGTCTTTACGTATAGATTCGAGCATAGTTTTGAAAGGTGTTGACGATTTTGATAGGTAATATATCACAAATTCTTCTCCACCATATCTAAAAATTTTATCATTGTCCCTATGAAAATGTTTTTTTAAAATTTTACCAAACTCTTTTAAGCAATAATCTCCAGCGAGATGTCCGTAATTATCATTAATTTTTTTAAAATGGTCTATATCTATAATTGCAAAATTAATGTATAATTTTTCTCTATATGCGAATTTATAATCGCTAATAAAGCTCTCATTAAAAAATCTTCTATTATATAAAGAAGTTAAAGCATCAGTTATTGAAATATTTTTAAGACGTTTATTTAATTGTTCTAATTCTTTTTTTTGCTCTTCTATTTTTTTTGTTCTTTCAGCAACAAGTTTTTCCATATTATTAATGTATTTTGTTAATTCGCTTCCCATAAAATTAAATTTTGTTGCAAGTAATTTAATTTCATCATCAAAATCTTTTTTTATTTTTACTGGTTGAAATTTTTTAAAATTAAAATTACCGATAATTTTAGTAATATATATTAATGGATTTGATATTTTTGATGATATATATCGGGCAATTGGCCATGTAAACAATGGAATGAAAAGTAATATTAAAATAAAGAAAATTAAAGACTTATATATATTTTTGAAAACAATGTGTTTATCTTCTAAAATGCTTAAATTTATATTATTGTTAATGCTAAAAGTTATAGATTTGAAACAACATTTATTTTGATAATTGCTGGAAATTATTTTTGTGGAATGGTTTTGAAGTAAATAAAAATTCTTATCCTGGGATATTAATAATTTATATGCATTTTCAAATTTTAAGTTAGATAAAAAATCATAAAAAATATCATTAAGATTTAAAATAAAAATTAGATTTTTTTCAGCTTTGAAATCAATTCTACTTTTTAATATAAGATAACAGTTGTTTTTAAAATAATACAAAAATTTTTTGTTTATAGAAGGTATATATAAATTATTTCCGGATTTTAGAATTATTTGTTGGTTTTCATTTATAATTAAAATTTCTTTGATATATTTATTTTTAGTTAATATATTTTCGAATTCCATTTTTAAGGCTTTTTCTGCAAAATCTTTTATAAGAGAATTTTTATCGAAAATAAATACAATATCATTACTTGAATTTAAATCGTCCATCGTTTTTTGTATATTTGAAAAAAGATTTTCCAAATGACTTTTGAAAATTGTATTCAATAAAAATAGCTTTTCTGATTCATATTTGATTAATTGATTAATTCGGAGAGAGAAAGAAATAGTGATAGCAATTATTAAAATAATAAAATTTATAAGAAACATGTATTTGAAGATTCTGTTTTTAATCTTCATATTATCGTGTCCTTTTTAAAATATCAAGATAATCATAATAATTTATTCCTATATATTTTTTAAAAAGGAGATTAAATTTTTCTGTTTCTTTGAATAAAGACATAAAATTTCCAAGTACAGCATTTAATTCCAAAGTTTTTGGTGATGTACAAAAAGCTAAATAACCAATATTATTAGCAATAAAAAGAGGTTTTAGATTCTCTTTAAAAGTATAGGTGTTAAATATTTTAGAAAAAAATGAAAATGAATCTAATATGCTTATATCAGCATTTTTTAATATTACTTGATAGTAAAAAGCATATCTATTAAATTTAATTCCCTCTGGAATTAATAAAATTTCTACATCGTTTTTTGAGGGTTTTTTATAAGGTTCTAAAAATATAATTTTATCATTATCAATGCTGATTTTGTTTATTATATAATGAAGTTTCCTTTTATTCAATTCGTTTATAAGTGTTGTGTAAAAATTATAAGTTTCGGCAGTTATTATTTTTTTTCCTTTGAAATCATTATATGAACTTATATTTTCGCTTTTTCTTGTAAAAAATAATTCGGCATTTTCTATAAAAGGAATCATTTTAACGAGTTTTTTTCTTTGGTCGGTTACAGTAATAATATCAGCGACAATATCAATGCTATTATAAATGTCTGGAATACCAGATAAATTATTTTTTAGCATATTTTTGCCATTTTTTGTCCAATAATCACTAAAATAATTTACAATTTTTATTTTCATATCGACATTTAAATAATCAGCAAAGCTTTTAGCTAATTCATAACAAAATCCTGGTTTATTTGGGATATCTGGTTGATAAACAACATCACTTGGAATATTTCTTATTCCAATAATTAAATATCCTGAATCTAAGATTTCTTTTAAGGTACGAGCGTTAATAACACTAAATATAAAAGTGAAAAAAACAATTAAAAAGATAATTTTTTTATACATAAAAATCACATCCTTGAAAATATTTCTTTACAAAATTATATCACAATTATGACAAAAAAACAAAATTATTTATTGTTGCAGACTGTTGACAAAATAAAATAATCAAAATAATATTTGCTCATCCAGTGAAAATTCTTATTCCTCAAAAATGCTCATTCCCGCCTGTCGTTCAAACTCACATCCGTGCTCGGTTTCACTCAATTTTGCATCCATGCAAAATTGTCAGGCTTCATTCACATTTTTTCGGGAATTTTCAAGGATTCGCTCATATTATTTTTTCATATTTTATTTTGTACTTTGTCTACAAACTAAAAGCTCCAGGAAAAACGCCTGGAGCTTTTAGTCAATATTGATTTGTTTTGATTTTTTAGCTTTTTCAGGTAATTTTGGTATTTCTATTTTTAAAACACCATCTTTGAATTTTGCTTTGATTTTTTCAATATCAATGTAATCGGGTAATCTAATAGATCTCTCGAATT from Marinitoga aeolica harbors:
- the rpsO gene encoding 30S ribosomal protein S15, with product MSRGLDPEIKNKVIEEFKINEKDTGSVEVQIALLTARIRHLTEHLKVHSKDFHSRRGLMKMVGKRRKMLKYLKKERPEVYKELISKLGIRG
- a CDS encoding diguanylate cyclase, coding for MNTIFKSHLENLFSNIQKTMDDLNSSNDIVFIFDKNSLIKDFAEKALKMEFENILTKNKYIKEILIINENQQIILKSGNNLYIPSINKKFLYYFKNNCYLILKSRIDFKAEKNLIFILNLNDIFYDFLSNLKFENAYKLLISQDKNFYLLQNHSTKIISSNYQNKCCFKSITFSINNNINLSILEDKHIVFKNIYKSLIFFILILLFIPLFTWPIARYISSKISNPLIYITKIIGNFNFKKFQPVKIKKDFDDEIKLLATKFNFMGSELTKYINNMEKLVAERTKKIEEQKKELEQLNKRLKNISITDALTSLYNRRFFNESFISDYKFAYREKLYINFAIIDIDHFKKINDNYGHLAGDYCLKEFGKILKKHFHRDNDKIFRYGGEEFVIYYLSKSSTPFKTMLESIRKDIEKNEFKFEDKFIKFTISIGAISKIPETNDYKNFLEIADNNLYQAKNLGRNKIIISY
- a CDS encoding transglycosylase SLT domain-containing protein; the encoded protein is MYKKIIFLIVFFTFIFSVINARTLKEILDSGYLIIGIRNIPSDVVYQPDIPNKPGFCYELAKSFADYLNVDMKIKIVNYFSDYWTKNGKNMLKNNLSGIPDIYNSIDIVADIITVTDQRKKLVKMIPFIENAELFFTRKSENISSYNDFKGKKIITAETYNFYTTLINELNKRKLHYIINKISIDNDKIIFLEPYKKPSKNDVEILLIPEGIKFNRYAFYYQVILKNADISILDSFSFFSKIFNTYTFKENLKPLFIANNIGYLAFCTSPKTLELNAVLGNFMSLFKETEKFNLLFKKYIGINYYDYLDILKRTR